The following are encoded in a window of Amaranthus tricolor cultivar Red isolate AtriRed21 chromosome 2, ASM2621246v1, whole genome shotgun sequence genomic DNA:
- the LOC130805352 gene encoding protein CYPRO4-like, whose product MGAANSREGLELSDSDDYDERDSDQEEDYDTSEEQVEDDHSRQPTTPSSSSLDDVEARLKALKLKYPVSSTPIQTLSSGLGRKNAVKLYRHVGGDTSDSKWKTADGCTSYLFVKSNDDEDEEEEEEEKNGYWELRVGSKIRVRVSTDLQLKMFPDQLRVDFVCNGVWALKFFEKNNYYSLFLAEFQDCLFENVHGLKATEKNKLKVYGKDFLGWLNPEDADDTMWDAVDDEQFGSGSKTPSSASTPSLLHRDLLEEIEEVANSGIQSLALGALDNSFLVGNDGIQVVKNFRHGIHGKGVCVKFDRSGSKNTNSSSYSTPKKAILMRGETNMMLMSPVLENKPHAPGLHQLDIETGKIVTEWKFAKDGADISMRDITNDNKGAQLDPSGSTFLGLDDNRLCQWDMRERCGMVQSLATSNSPVLHWNQGHQFSRGTNFQCFASTGDGSIVVGSLDGKIRLYSKTSMRQAKTAFPGLGSPITHVDVTYDGKWVLGTTDTYLILICTLFTDKDGRTKTGFGGRMGNRVSAPRLLKLTPVDAHRAGSNNKFHGGQFSWVTEEGKQERHIVVTAGKFSVIWNFEQVKNSGHECYQNQQGMKSCYCYKIVLKDESIVDSRFMHEKFAVSDTPEAPLVVATPMKVTSFSISTQQ is encoded by the exons ATGGGGGCAGCCAACAGTCGTGAAGGTTTAGAGCTTTCTGATTCTGATGATTACGACGAACGAGATTCCGATCAAGAAGAAGATTATGATACTTCTGAAGAACAAGTTGAAGATGACCATAGCCGTCAACCTACAACTCCTTCATCGTCTTCTTTAGATGATGTTGAAGCTAGGTTAAAGGCTCTTAAGCTCAAATACCCTGTTTCTTCTACCCCaattcaaactctttcttctgggtTAGGTCGAAAAAATGCAGTTAAACTTTATCGGCATGTAGGTGGTGATACTTCTGATTCTAAATGGAAAACTGCTGATGGTTGTACTTCTTACTTGTTTGTGAAATCtaatgatgatgaggatgaggaggaggaggaggaggagaaaAATGGGTATTGGGAGTTGAGGGTTGGGTCTaaaattagggttagggtttccACGGATTTACAATTGAAGATGTTTCCTGATCAATTACGGGTTGATTTTGTGTGTAATGGTGTTTGGGCGTTGAAATTTTTTGAGAAGAATAATTATTATAGTTTGTTTCTGGCTGAATTCCAGGATTGTTTATTTGAGAATGTTCATGGGTTAAAAGCTACTGAGAAGAATAAGCTTAAAGTTTATGGGAAAGATTTTCTTGGGTGGCTTAATCCTGAAGATGCTGATGATACAATGTGGGATGCAGTTGATGATGAACAGTTTGGAAGTGGAAGTAAGACTCCTAGTTCTGCGTCTACTCCGTCTCTGTTGCACCGAGACCTCCTCGAAGAAATCGAAGAAGTTGCCAATTCTGGGATTCAGAGTTTGGCATTAGGTGCTCTTGATAACAGTTTTCTTGTTGGGAATGATGGTATTCAAGTTGTTAAGAATTTCAGGCATGGAATTCATGGAAAAGGGGTGTGTGTTAAGTTTGATCGAAGTGGGTCAAAGAACACAAATTCTTCAAGCTATTCAACCCCAAAAAAGGCAATTTTAATGAGGGGAGAAACTAATATGATGTTAATGAGTCCAGTACTGGAGAATAAACCACATGCTCCTGGGCTTCATCAATTGGATATCGAAACAGGGAAAATCGTTACTGAATGGAAGTTTGCCAAAGATGGGGCGGATATCTCAATGAGAGACATAACTAATGACAACAAAGGAGCACAATTGGATCCTTCAGGATCAACATTCTTGGGTTTAGATGATAATAGACTGTGCCAATGGGATATGCGAGAACGCTGCGGTATGGTGCAGAGTCTTGCCACTTCTAACTCCCCTGTATTGCATTGGAATCAAGGTCATCAATTTTCAAGAGGAACAAACTTTCAGTGTTTTGCTTCCACTGGGGATGGTTCAATTGTTGTTGGTTCACTTGATGGAAAGATTAGGCTGTATTCTAAGACATCTATGAGACAAGCAAAGACTGCATTCCCTGGCCTTGGTTCGCCAATTACTCATGTGGATGTTACTTACGATGGAAAATGGGTGTTGGGTACTACAGATACATATTTGATTCTTATTTGTACGCTGTTTACTGATAAAGATGGAAGGACAAAGACAGGATTTGGTGGTCGAATGGGTAATAGAGTATCAGCTCCTAGATTGCTTAAGTTAACTCCTGTGGATGCTCATCGGGCAGGGTCAAACAACAAGTTCCATGGTGGTCAGTTTTCATGG GTAACGGAGGAAGGGAAACAAGAGCGTCACATAGTTGTAACAGCCGGAAAATTTAGCGTTATATGGAACTTCGAGCAAGTGAAGAACAGTGGCCACGAGTGCTACCAAAACCAACAGGGTATGAAGAGCTGTTACTGCTACAAGATTGTGTTGAAAGACGAGTCTATAGTAGACAGCCGCTTCATGCATGAGAAGTTTGCAGTTAGCGACACCCCTGAAGCTCCTCTTGTGGTGGCTACACCCATGAAAGTGACTTCATTCAGCATATCAACCCAGCAGTAA
- the LOC130805353 gene encoding uncharacterized protein LOC130805353 has translation MTLKSMMADKQLNFNQPLLSVRRGASIPALKGNERKNNNSYPSLPSLPFYKSELKSGPIRNPGVVPFKWEQMPGRPKGENNARNDALECLTPVPKLPPGRNTNHMQKQTDDVLQEYPTSSSRNRADDNVSRSLETSSFDTVEESGDEKENKDACNSDDENVAYVNAREKVSRTESFFNCSVSGVSGLDGSGSFEAFSDPQSRDFMMARFLPAAKAVASETPHFVSRRHPVAREQEQPGIKTVTLKESPRYESVPDPLRCTNGEENDDDKEEPDRAEDLSVKLCGLMPRFCMMNPIPGMRDHVEVISSARSARTRPAYAAPGRDHKRNDAGIACRGELKRTAKKYTPTNESTMTSKEPRDFSRCKPNLPKNDNIMTNSASHDDAEEMRISVNRLVDEKTLYVDSESMVESQHSNSSLLEFKGRNPSMDSLQDIKSFRAVSNGIKNLQKGNKDVTLIVDAQQPPKASSPLGLNSLLPKSPSESWLSRTLPSMLSRNPSSKSYLVNHAFRHSPVNPKSSGAQNMLFLSAGELAPISEN, from the exons ATGACTCTCAAGAGTATGATGGCGGATAAACAACTAAACTTTAATCAACCTCTGCTCTCTGTGAGGCGTGGCGCATCAATTCCTGCTCTAAAGggaaatgaaaggaagaacaataACTCCTATCCAAGCTTGCCCTCTCTTCCTTTTTACAAATCAGAACTTAAATCAGGCCCCATTAGAAATCCTGGTGTTGTTCCTTTTAAGTGGGAACAAATGCCCGGAAGGCCTAAGGGAGAAAACAATGCACGAAACGATGCTCTTGAGTGCCTGACTCCTGTTCCGAAACTGCCACCAGGGAGGAATACAAACCATATGCAAAAACAAACTGATGATGTGCTGCAAGAATATCCTACGTCTAGTTCTAGAAACCGAGCAGACGATAACGTTTCCCGTTCTTTGGAAACTTCTTCGTTTGATACAGTTGAAGAATCCGGGgatgagaaagaaaataaagatgCTTGTAATTCAGACGATGAAAATGTGGCCTATGTAAATGCTCGGGAAAAGGTTTCTAGAACCGAGTCATTCTTTAACTGCAGTGTTAGTGGTGTAAGCGGATTGGATGGTTCAGGGTCATTCGAGGCCTTTTCTGATCCTCAGTCACGAGATTTTATGATGGCTAGGTTTCTTCCTGCAGCAAAAGCCGTGGCTTCAGAAACACCGCATTTTGTTTCTAGAAGACACCCCGTGGCTAGAGAGCAGGAACAACCGGGGATCAAGACAGTGACACTGAAGGAGTCCCCTCGATACGAGTCTGTTCCTGATCCCCTGCGTTGCACCAATGGAGAAGAAAACGACGATGATAAGGAGGAACCCGATAGAGCAGAAGATTTATCTGTCAAACTTTGTGGGCTTATGCCTAGATTTTGTATGATGAATCCCATACCGGGTATGAGAGATCACGTCGAAGTGATTTCCTCTGCTCGAAGTGCTCGCACAAGACCTGCGTATGCAGCACCCGGTAGGGATCATAAGCGGAAC GATGCAGGGATTGCTTGTCGAGGTGAACTGAAAAGAACTGCGAAAAAGTATACTCCTAcgaatgaatcaacgatgactAGCAAGGAACCTCGAGATTTCAGTCGATGTAAGCCAAACTTGCCTAAAAATGACAACATAATGACGAACTCAGCCTCACACGACGATGCTGAAGAAATGAGAATTTCAGTAAACCGGCTTGTAGATGAAAAAACCTTGTATGTAGATTCTGAAAGTATGGTCGAATCTCAACACTCAAATTCAAGCTTACTGGAATTCAAAGGAAGAAACCCTTCTATGGATTCACTGCAAGATATAAAGTCTTTCCGGGCTGTCAGTAATGGCATCAAAAACTTGCAGAAAGGCAATAAAGACGTCACTTTAATCGTTGATGCTCAACAGCCACCCAAGGCTAGTTCTCCACTTGGTCTGAACTCCCTACTACCTAAGTCTCCGTCTGAGTCCTGGCTCTCTCGAACATTGCCTTCGATGCTCTCAAGGAATCCATCTTCCAAATCATATTTGGTGAACCATGCTTTCAGGCATTCACCTGTGAATCCTAAATCATCTGGTGCACAAAACATGCTTTTCCTGTCTGCAGGG GAACTTGCACCTATATCGGAAAATTAG